One Colius striatus isolate bColStr4 chromosome 10, bColStr4.1.hap1, whole genome shotgun sequence genomic region harbors:
- the IL23R gene encoding LOW QUALITY PROTEIN: interleukin-23 receptor (The sequence of the model RefSeq protein was modified relative to this genomic sequence to represent the inferred CDS: substituted 1 base at 1 genomic stop codon), whose amino-acid sequence MAGSGEALALHVLLCCLCGGAENIKCSGRVWIEPAPVVRMGSNISINCLSALGCRQTKFLILFNYSEAAGPLQPLNSSTVQLRLRDFRMPFATVACFARCPDNRKNELVCGADIQAGYPPDPPSNMTCIIMERSGRLTCTWDTGRPTHLHTHYSLHLRRXDPENVEEEEKVFSMGSPVLLKALHGRSCYSAWVQARNALGTARSAPQRLDLQELLVPALPVVAGAETTETSRPSTTIRWSRQTLMDNVSCEERHKAVGTPTWHVEAWDGTGQRGHNLQSNTRYVFQVRCRLSPASSPWSAWSSPFLYSTPEAAPATAPDVWRRLGPALPDGSREVTVLIKPLPARDARGRILGYTVATESPGGTLVLCNTSSTACKALVPPGARSLHVTAHNSRGASSPASIPLGWHSGGQEEFPAPAAVEVKPENMSRVLVAWQPPSHSRKALLCFIVEGVSTTQHSWEEQYFWKKVPPQETQTYIPEDAAAGGHINVSVYAVYPDGVSKPSSGQVPSEEQLLGSTYSHISQDDDTGVFLGLGISMVILSSGFAMLMFKKSARRRIKASAVLLLPKWLLEDFPHMENSSVVKSLQEKSDFMSNSFPEACLDTSDPTVTEIEEVPVQEEDRKVPSRREPSRDVPKEHPDRTVPVSIKAPELISDYKPQVSDGNPLGYMAANIPPPQPLTPLPEPETSIFFGDYTSPVPQLWDGAGAGPPVCLLEKINLILNSSQSGQSLTFSSAQGGHGPLLQSQWGQAVPSQEQTLVPEELLCCLRASNGQALGGSSCSPQSRWC is encoded by the exons ATGGCGGGGTCCGGCGAGGCTTTGGCACTGCAcgtcctgctctgctgcctgtgcGGAG GTGCTGAGAACATCAAGTGCTCGGGGCGCGTCTGGATCGAGCCCGCGCCCGTGGTGCGGATGGGCTCCAACATCTCCATCAACTGCCTCTCCGCCCTCGGCTGCCGCCAGACCAAGTTCCTCATCCTCTTCAACTACAGCGAGGCTGCGggtcccctgcagcccctcaacAGCAGCACCGTGCAGCTCCGCCTGCGCGATTTTCGGATGCCCTTTGCGACCGTCGCCTGCTTCGCCCGCTGCCCTGACAACAGAAAGAACGAGCTGGTGTGCGGTGCTGACATCCAGGCTGGCT ACCCTCCGGACCCTCCCAGCAACATGACCTGTATCATCATGGAGCGCTCGGGGCGCCTGACCTGCACCTGGGACACGGGGCGGCCGACCCACCTGCACACCCACTACAGCCTCCACCTGCGCAGGTGAGACccc GAGAAtgttgaggaggaggagaaggtcTTCTCCATGGGCTCACCGGTGCTGCTGAAGGCTCTGCACGGCCGGAGCTGCTACTCGGCGTGGGTGCAGGCCCGCAACGCGCTGGGCACTGCCCGCTCGGCCCCTCAGCGCCTCGACTTGCAGGAGCTCT TGGTTCCCGCTCTGCCCGTGGTCGCCGGCGCCGAGACGACGGAGACGTCACGTCCCAGCACCACCATCCGCTGGAGCAGGCAGACACTGATGGACAACGTGAGCTGTGAGGAGCGACACAAAGCCGTGGGCACCCCGACGTGGCAC GTGGAGGCGTGGGATGGCACAGGGCAGCGTGGGCACAACCTGCAGAGCAACACCCGGTACGTGTTCCAGGTCAGGTGCCggctcagccctgccagcagcccctggaGTGCCTGGAGCTCCCCTTTCCTCTACAGCACCCCCGAGGCAG CCCCCGCCACCGCACCCGACGTCTGGCGGCGTCTCGGCCCCGCGCTCCCCGACGGCAGCCGCGAGGTGACGGTCTTGATCAAG cccctgccagcccgGGATGCCCGCGGGAGGATCCTGGGCTACACCGTGGCCACCGAGAGCCCCGGGGGAACGCTGGTCCTCTGCAACACCTCCAGCACAGCGTGCAAAGCCCTGGTGCCTCCGGGAGCCCGCAGCCTCCACGTCACTGCCCACAACTCCAGGGGGGCTTCCAGCCCCGCCAGCATCCCCCTCGGCTGGCACAGCGGTGGCCAGGAAG AGTTCCCAGCGCCAGCAGCCGTGGAGGTGAAGCCTGAGAACATGAGCAGGGTCTTGGTGGCCTggcagccccccagccacagcaggaaggctctgctctgcttcatAGTGGAGGGAGTTTCCACCacccagcacagctgggaggAGCAGTACTTCTGGAAGAAGGTGCCACCCCAGGAGACACAGACGTACATCCCAG aagatgcagcagcaggaggtcaCATCAATGTGTCAGTGTATGCAGTCTACCCCGATGGAGTCAGCAAGCCAAGCTCTGGCCAAG TCCCTTcagaggagcagctcctgggcagcaCCTACAGCCACATCTCCCAAG ATGATGACACTGGAGTTTTCCTGGGACTGGGCATCAGTATGGTCATACTATCATCTGGTTTTGCAATGCTGATGTTTAAAAAATCAGCCAGAAGAAG AATCAAGgcctctgctgtgctgttgtTGCCAAAGTGGCTGCTTGAAGACTTTCCCCACATGGAAAACAGCAGCGTGGTAAAGTCACTGCAG GAAAAGAGCGATTTCATGAGTAACAGCTTCCCTGAGGCGTGCTTGGACACCAGTGACCCCACAGTTACAGAGATCGAGGAGGTGCCAGTGCAGGAGGAGGACAGGAAGGTGCCCAGCAGAAGGGAGCCCAGCAGAGACGTGCCCAAGGAGCACCCAGACAGGACAGTGCCTGTCAGCATCAAGGCCCCCGAGCTCATCAGTGACTACAAACCTCAGGTGTCTGATGGGAACCCACTGGGGTACATGGCTGCCAACATtccacctccccagcccctcacaCCCCTTCCAGAACCGGAGACCAGCATCTTCTTCGGAGACTACACCAGCCCCGTTCCCCAGCTGTGGGATGGGGCGGGAGCGGGACCCCCCGTCTGTCTGCTGGAGAAGATCAACCTCATCTTAAACAGCAGCCAGAGCGGGCAGAGCCTCACCTTCAGCTCAGCACAGGGTGGCCATGGGCCCCTCCTGCAGAGCCAGTGGGGACAGGCAGTGCCCAGCCAGGAGCAGACGCTGGTGCCcgaggagctgctctgctgcctgagaGCCTCCAACGGGCAGGCGCTGGGGGGCTCATCCTGCTCCCCACAGAGCAGATGGTGCTGA
- the LOC133626270 gene encoding basic proline-rich protein-like, translated as MQAVSIPGQATSIPEQATSIPGHRCRAGTGTEHGRAGSSPGHAGSPPLAAPCPAHRPLATRLASAQQPRCGGDARPRQPPPAAPSPPRPGPWRGEAEASPGSPRAQPPPASLPPQPPAAAPLRCRPAPVPPRRGPRRKGCPGGSSVPRRLFTRLQVAARKEQRQQRARKARPSRSIPCSPPIPPPVFLAGEVAHGELEGLKSRVG; from the coding sequence atGCAGGCAGTGAGCATCCCGGGGCAGGCAACGAGCATCCCAGAGCAGGCAACGAGCATCCCGGGGCACAGGTGCCGTGCAGGGACGGGCACCGAGCacggcagggctggcagcagcccggGGCACGCCGGGTCCCCTCCGCTGGCCGCTCCTTGCCCAGCACATCGCCCACTCGCCACCCGCCTCGCCAGCGCCCAACAGCCCCGGTGCGGGGGGGATGCCCGTCCCCGGCAGCCCCCTCCCGCCGCGCCTTCGcccccgcggcccggcccgtGGCGAGGGGAAGCGGAGGCCAGCCCGGGCTCCCCCCGCGCCCAGCCGCCACCGGCGTCGCTCCCGCCGcagcctcccgccgccgccccgctccggTGCCGCCCCGCTCCGGTGCCGCCGCGCCGGGGGCCACGCCGCAAGGGGTGCCCGGGGGGCTCCTCCGTGCCCCGGCGGCTTTTCACCCGGCTGCAGGTCGCGGCAAGGAAagagcagcggcagcagcgggCGAGAAAGGCTCGGCCCTCCCGCAGCATCCCCTGTTcaccccccatcccaccccccgTCTTTCTCGCTGGGGAGGTAGCGCACGGGGAACTCGAAGGGCTGAAATCCCGAGTCGGGTGA